A part of Patescibacteria group bacterium genomic DNA contains:
- a CDS encoding ABC transporter ATP-binding protein, which yields MNKAIEIKDLIKDYGNLRALKGISFEVPKGEIFGLIGPNAAGKTTALRVISTLLQITSGEVKVFGYDVIKEADEVREKISYLPEEAGAYKNLSGKDYLEFMAGFYSNSNEEKREITDRGIGLAKLGKRIKDKVSTYSKGMTRRLLVARTLMINPELAILDEPTAGLDVIISQEMRRIIKDFVKKGTTVLLSSHNMLEVDFLCDRIALIDKGVILETGTPQELKEKYNAKNIEEVFIKAIR from the coding sequence ATGAATAAAGCAATAGAAATTAAAGATTTAATAAAAGACTACGGGAATCTTAGAGCCCTAAAAGGTATTTCTTTTGAAGTACCTAAAGGAGAAATCTTTGGTTTAATTGGCCCAAATGCAGCTGGAAAAACTACTGCCTTGCGGGTTATTTCAACATTACTGCAAATTACTTCTGGAGAAGTGAAAGTATTTGGTTACGATGTAATCAAAGAAGCAGACGAAGTTAGAGAGAAAATAAGCTATTTACCAGAAGAGGCTGGTGCTTATAAAAATTTATCAGGAAAGGATTATTTGGAATTTATGGCTGGATTTTATTCAAATAGTAATGAAGAAAAAAGAGAAATAACGGACAGAGGAATAGGATTAGCTAAACTCGGAAAGCGCATAAAAGATAAAGTAAGCACCTATAGTAAGGGAATGACAAGAAGATTATTGGTGGCCAGAACTTTAATGATAAATCCTGAGCTAGCTATTTTAGATGAGCCGACAGCGGGATTGGATGTGATAATTTCTCAGGAAATGAGAAGAATCATTAAGGATTTTGTTAAAAAAGGGACAACGGTTTTACTATCCTCTCATAATATGCTGGAGGTGGACTTTTTATGTGATAGAATCGCTTTAATAGATAAAGGAGTAATTTTGGAAACTGGCACTCCTCAGGAATTAAAAGAAAAATATAATG